One Mycolicibacterium fortuitum subsp. fortuitum genomic window carries:
- a CDS encoding Na+/H+ antiporter — protein MGASLLAALVAAILLAAVARRFDVSAPLALVVAGLAASALPGFHDVHLDPDLVLFVILPPLLWSAGLESSYVALRRNIRPIGFLAVGLPLATTFAVGVVAFHTVPELTIAAALTLGAIVAPPDAVSATAVGRRLGLPRRTMTLLGGESLLNDATALTAYKVALGAAIGTAATWTSGLATFGLAAVGGVVVGWVIGMVVHYIRTRLDDPLVESAIGLVAPFFIYLVAEEIHGSGVIAVVVAALILGQRESQAGYATRLQDKAVWKALQLILESFAFLLIGLQLPKVISELAGISAATLAISSAAVLTTVIGVRMVWVYATTYLPRLLSKHIRDREPEPPRAQVFVVAWAGMRGVVSLAAAFGVPAVTLAGDPFPGRPQLVFLTFVVVVGTLLLHGLTLPWFIRVLGAQGNEAHSDAIATAAAQDKAARAAADRLDTLLSEESTATDVPQRAADVLRAWNTRRRNAAWEQLGRDDADIGESPTSAFRRLRLEMLAAERETFIAERDAGHIDDEVLRSVLHGLDLEEATLNRD, from the coding sequence GTGGGTGCCTCACTCCTGGCGGCACTGGTCGCCGCGATCTTGCTGGCCGCCGTGGCGCGCCGCTTCGACGTCTCGGCGCCGCTGGCGCTCGTGGTGGCCGGACTGGCCGCCAGCGCGCTGCCCGGCTTCCATGACGTACATCTGGATCCCGACCTGGTGCTGTTCGTGATCCTGCCGCCGCTGCTGTGGTCGGCCGGGCTGGAGAGCAGCTACGTGGCGTTGCGACGCAACATCCGGCCGATCGGGTTCCTGGCCGTGGGGCTCCCACTGGCCACCACGTTCGCCGTCGGCGTCGTCGCGTTCCACACCGTGCCCGAACTCACCATCGCCGCGGCCCTGACCCTGGGCGCGATCGTGGCCCCGCCCGACGCCGTCTCGGCCACTGCCGTCGGCCGCCGGCTCGGCCTGCCCCGGCGCACCATGACCCTGCTCGGCGGGGAGAGCCTGCTCAACGACGCCACCGCGCTGACCGCCTACAAGGTGGCACTCGGAGCCGCGATCGGGACCGCCGCCACCTGGACCAGCGGCCTGGCCACCTTCGGCCTGGCCGCGGTCGGCGGTGTGGTGGTCGGCTGGGTGATCGGCATGGTGGTGCACTACATCCGCACCCGCCTGGACGACCCGCTGGTGGAAAGCGCCATCGGCCTGGTGGCGCCGTTCTTCATCTACCTGGTGGCCGAGGAGATCCACGGCTCCGGCGTGATCGCCGTGGTGGTGGCCGCGTTGATCCTCGGCCAGCGGGAATCCCAGGCCGGCTACGCCACCCGACTGCAGGACAAGGCGGTGTGGAAGGCACTGCAGCTGATCCTGGAATCGTTCGCCTTCCTGCTCATCGGTCTGCAGCTGCCGAAGGTGATCAGCGAACTGGCCGGCATCTCGGCGGCCACGCTGGCGATCTCGTCGGCGGCCGTGCTCACGACCGTGATCGGGGTGCGCATGGTGTGGGTGTACGCCACCACCTACCTGCCCCGGCTGCTGTCCAAGCACATCCGCGACCGCGAACCCGAACCACCGCGCGCTCAGGTGTTCGTCGTCGCTTGGGCCGGGATGCGCGGTGTGGTGTCGTTGGCCGCCGCTTTCGGTGTCCCAGCGGTCACGCTGGCCGGCGACCCCTTCCCCGGCCGCCCACAGTTGGTGTTCCTCACGTTCGTGGTCGTGGTCGGGACGCTGTTGCTGCACGGGCTGACGCTGCCGTGGTTCATCCGCGTGCTCGGCGCACAGGGCAACGAGGCCCACAGCGATGCGATCGCCACGGCCGCTGCACAGGACAAGGCCGCCCGCGCCGCCGCCGACCGGCTCGACACGTTGCTGTCCGAAGAATCGACCGCCACCGACGTGCCACAGCGTGCCGCCGATGTGTTGCGGGCGTGGAATACCCGGCGCCGCAACGCCGCCTGGGAACAACTGGGCCGCGACGACGCCGACATCGGTGAGAGTCCGACGTCCGCGTTCCGCCGGCTGCGGCTGGAAATGCTTGCCGCCGAACGGGAGACGTTCATCGCCGAGCGCGACGCGGGTCACATCGACGACGAGGTACTGCGTAGTGTGCTTCATGGGCTCGACTTGGAAGAGGCGACACTGAATCGTGATTAG
- a CDS encoding UBP-type zinc finger domain-containing protein, translating to MLRRARRREHNPAPRTCEHLDAEVPEPQPLTPGQCQECEEDGENNWAHLRMCMACGHVGCCDSSPHQHATKHFQQTGHPVMRSAEPGESWRWCYIDHRVG from the coding sequence ATGTTGAGGAGAGCACGCCGGCGTGAGCACAATCCGGCGCCTCGCACCTGCGAACATCTCGACGCCGAGGTCCCCGAGCCGCAACCGCTGACTCCGGGACAGTGCCAGGAATGCGAGGAAGACGGCGAGAACAACTGGGCGCATCTGCGGATGTGCATGGCGTGCGGTCACGTCGGTTGCTGTGACTCGAGTCCGCATCAGCATGCCACCAAGCACTTTCAGCAAACCGGCCATCCGGTGATGCGTTCGGCGGAGCCGGGAGAGAGCTGGCGTTGGTGCTATATCGACCATCGGGTCGGTTGA
- the purT gene encoding formate-dependent phosphoribosylglycinamide formyltransferase yields MSESIEDAQPARETTDPTDDQVDGAQEADGSEEQTEAAGLDTGKPADPAATVLLLGSGELSRELALAFQRLGGVVVAADRYYAPAHGVADRSAVIKMNDAEELAALIEREKPRYVVAESGVIAADALIAVAERGDIEVLPTPRSIRLSQDREGLRRLASDELGLPTVPFWFAGSVEELTAVAEHAGFPLVVKPVVGALRDGESVMLRRDDVEPAWQRATTAGQFAHNRVLAESVVEVEYEITMLTVRTAGPSGPGVQFCEPIGHRQVGTDLLESWQPQPLTPAALDAAKSISARIVNSLGGRGVFGVELLVAGDDVYFSDVRIRPHDSGLVTLRSQRLSEFELHARAILGLAVDTIMISPAAAEVSYGGADTGVPAADINSVLSEALATSESDVRLFGNPGESESPRRLGVALATAPDVIIARDRARRVGSALRKLW; encoded by the coding sequence ATGAGTGAATCGATTGAGGACGCGCAGCCCGCCCGGGAGACAACTGACCCGACTGACGATCAGGTCGACGGTGCTCAAGAGGCTGACGGATCAGAAGAGCAGACGGAGGCCGCCGGGCTGGACACCGGCAAGCCGGCCGACCCCGCGGCGACCGTGCTGCTGTTGGGCTCGGGCGAGTTGAGCCGGGAGCTCGCGCTGGCGTTCCAGCGGCTGGGTGGCGTCGTGGTGGCCGCCGACCGGTACTACGCGCCCGCACACGGCGTCGCGGACCGCTCGGCGGTGATCAAGATGAACGACGCCGAGGAACTTGCCGCCCTGATCGAGCGGGAGAAGCCGCGGTACGTGGTGGCCGAATCCGGTGTCATCGCCGCCGACGCATTGATCGCAGTGGCCGAGCGTGGCGACATCGAGGTTCTGCCGACGCCGCGCAGCATCCGGCTGAGTCAGGACCGCGAAGGTCTGCGCCGGCTGGCGTCGGACGAGCTGGGCCTGCCTACGGTGCCGTTCTGGTTCGCCGGGTCGGTCGAGGAGCTGACGGCAGTGGCCGAGCATGCCGGCTTCCCGCTGGTGGTCAAGCCCGTGGTGGGCGCCCTGCGTGACGGCGAGTCGGTGATGCTGCGCCGTGACGATGTCGAACCGGCCTGGCAGCGGGCGACGACCGCCGGACAGTTCGCCCACAATCGCGTCCTGGCCGAGTCCGTGGTCGAGGTCGAATACGAGATCACGATGCTGACCGTGCGTACGGCCGGGCCGTCCGGTCCCGGTGTGCAGTTCTGCGAGCCGATCGGGCACCGCCAGGTGGGCACGGATCTGCTGGAGTCCTGGCAGCCTCAGCCGTTGACGCCGGCTGCGCTGGACGCCGCCAAGTCCATTTCCGCGCGCATCGTCAACTCCCTGGGTGGACGCGGCGTTTTCGGGGTGGAACTGCTGGTCGCCGGCGACGACGTCTACTTCTCCGATGTCCGGATCCGGCCGCACGACAGCGGCCTGGTGACGCTGCGGTCGCAGCGGTTGTCGGAGTTCGAGCTGCATGCCAGGGCCATCCTCGGCCTGGCGGTGGACACGATCATGATCTCCCCGGCCGCCGCCGAGGTCTCCTACGGTGGGGCCGACACCGGTGTACCGGCGGCCGATATCAACAGCGTGCTGTCCGAGGCGCTTGCCACCTCGGAGAGCGATGTGCGGTTGTTCGGCAACCCGGGTGAGTCCGAGTCCCCGCGGCGTCTGGGGGTCGCCCTGGCCACCGCTCCCGACGTGATCATCGCCCGTGACCGCGCCCGCCGGGTCGGCTCGGCGCTGCGCAAGCTCTGGTAG
- a CDS encoding rhodanese-like domain-containing protein, with product MSYAGDITPEEAWKLLSENSEAVLVDCRTDAEWRFVGVPDLSSLQRDVVYVEWNRTDGGHNDAFVDDLIASGVTPGERPVVFLCRSGNRSIGAAEAATAAGIAPSYNILDGFEGNLDENRHRGGTGWKAVGLPWTQS from the coding sequence GTGAGCTATGCAGGAGACATCACGCCTGAGGAGGCCTGGAAACTTCTGAGTGAGAATTCCGAGGCCGTGCTGGTGGACTGTCGCACCGACGCCGAATGGCGCTTCGTCGGTGTGCCGGATCTGTCCTCCCTTCAGCGTGACGTGGTGTACGTGGAATGGAACCGGACCGACGGCGGGCACAATGACGCGTTCGTCGACGATCTCATCGCGTCCGGTGTGACTCCGGGCGAGCGTCCGGTGGTCTTCCTGTGTCGCTCCGGCAACCGTTCGATCGGCGCGGCCGAGGCCGCCACCGCGGCCGGCATCGCGCCGTCCTACAACATCCTCGACGGATTCGAGGGCAATCTCGACGAGAACCGCCACCGTGGCGGCACCGGCTGGAAAGCCGTCGGTCTGCCCTGGACACAAAGTTGA
- a CDS encoding O-succinylhomoserine sulfhydrylase, with translation MTDIPSVRIPAALPEGVSQATIGVRGGLLRSEFEETAEAMYLTSGYVYESASAAEKAFTGEIDRFVYSRYGNPTISMFEERLRLIEDAPACFATATGMAAVFTALGALLGAGDRLVAARSLFGSCFVVCNEILPRWGVETVFVDGDDLAQWEEALSVPTTAVFFETPSNPMQSLVDIAAVSELAHAAGAKVVLDNVFATPLLQQGLPLGADVVVYSGTKHIDGQGRVLGGAILGDKEYIDGPVQKLMRHTGPAISAFNAWTLLKGLETLHVRVDYANRSAQRIAEFLEGHPSVSWVKYPFLKSHPQYDLAQRQMRGGGTVITFELNATDGKARAFEVLDKLKVVDISNNLGDAKTLITHPATTTHRAMGPEGRAAIGLGDGVVRISIGLEGTEDLIADLDQALS, from the coding sequence ATGACCGACATCCCATCCGTCCGGATCCCGGCTGCCCTTCCCGAGGGCGTCAGCCAGGCCACCATCGGCGTACGTGGCGGCCTGCTGCGCTCGGAGTTCGAGGAAACCGCCGAAGCGATGTACCTGACCTCGGGGTACGTCTACGAATCCGCATCCGCGGCCGAGAAGGCCTTCACCGGCGAGATCGACCGCTTCGTCTACTCCCGCTACGGCAACCCGACCATCTCGATGTTCGAGGAGCGGCTGCGCCTGATCGAGGACGCGCCCGCGTGTTTCGCCACCGCGACCGGCATGGCGGCCGTGTTCACCGCTCTCGGTGCCCTGCTGGGCGCCGGTGACCGCCTGGTGGCGGCCCGTAGCCTGTTCGGTTCGTGCTTCGTGGTGTGTAACGAGATCCTGCCGCGCTGGGGTGTGGAGACCGTGTTCGTCGACGGCGACGACCTCGCGCAGTGGGAAGAGGCACTGTCCGTACCGACGACGGCGGTGTTCTTCGAGACGCCGTCCAACCCGATGCAGTCCCTGGTCGATATCGCCGCGGTGTCCGAGCTGGCTCATGCCGCCGGGGCGAAGGTGGTGCTGGACAACGTCTTTGCGACGCCACTGCTGCAGCAAGGCCTGCCGCTGGGCGCCGATGTGGTGGTGTATTCGGGCACCAAGCACATCGACGGACAGGGCCGTGTGCTCGGCGGGGCGATCCTGGGTGACAAGGAGTACATCGACGGCCCGGTGCAGAAGCTGATGCGCCACACCGGCCCGGCGATCAGTGCGTTCAATGCCTGGACGCTGCTGAAAGGCCTTGAGACGCTTCACGTTCGGGTGGACTACGCGAACCGCTCGGCGCAGCGGATCGCCGAGTTCCTGGAAGGCCATCCCTCGGTCAGTTGGGTGAAGTACCCGTTCCTCAAGTCGCATCCCCAGTACGACCTGGCCCAGCGTCAGATGCGTGGCGGCGGCACCGTCATCACCTTCGAGTTGAACGCCACCGACGGCAAGGCGCGTGCGTTCGAGGTGCTCGACAAACTGAAGGTCGTGGATATCTCCAACAACCTGGGTGATGCCAAGACGCTGATCACCCATCCGGCCACCACCACGCACCGGGCCATGGGGCCCGAGGGGCGCGCCGCGATCGGACTGGGCGACGGTGTCGTGCGCATCTCGATCGGTCTGGAAGGTACCGAGGACCTGATCGCAGATCTGGATCAGGCGCTGAGTTAG
- a CDS encoding SDR family oxidoreductase → MDNIRGKTIAITGAARGIGYATAKALLAKGARVVIGDRDVALQESAVVELSKLGQVSGYPLDVTDRESFATFLDKARTDGGGHIDVLINNAGVMPVGPFLEQSEQSIRSNIEVNVYGVLTGCQLALPDMVKRRRGHVINIASLSGLIPLPGQVVYVGAKYAVVGLSTALADEMAPHGVDVSVIMPPFTNTDLIAGTKSGGAIKPVEPEDIAAAIIKTLNKPKTHVSVPPPLRFTAQAAQMLPPKGRRWMNKKLGLDDVFLEFDTAKRKAYEDRAQAAQGVIDSDGKS, encoded by the coding sequence ATGGACAACATCAGGGGCAAGACCATCGCGATCACCGGGGCCGCCCGCGGCATCGGTTACGCCACCGCCAAGGCCCTGCTGGCCAAGGGCGCCCGCGTCGTCATCGGCGACCGTGACGTGGCACTTCAGGAGTCGGCCGTCGTCGAGCTGAGCAAGCTCGGCCAGGTCTCGGGCTATCCACTCGACGTGACCGACCGCGAATCGTTCGCGACGTTCCTGGACAAGGCCCGCACCGACGGCGGCGGACACATTGACGTGCTGATCAACAACGCCGGCGTGATGCCCGTCGGGCCGTTCCTGGAGCAGAGCGAGCAGTCGATCCGCTCCAACATCGAGGTGAACGTGTACGGCGTGCTCACCGGCTGCCAGCTGGCGCTGCCTGACATGGTGAAGCGCCGCCGCGGCCACGTCATCAACATCGCCTCCCTGTCGGGTCTGATCCCCCTGCCAGGTCAGGTGGTCTACGTCGGCGCGAAGTACGCCGTCGTCGGGCTGTCGACCGCGCTGGCTGACGAGATGGCCCCGCACGGGGTCGACGTTTCGGTGATCATGCCGCCGTTCACCAACACCGATCTGATCGCGGGCACCAAGTCCGGCGGGGCCATCAAGCCCGTCGAGCCCGAAGACATCGCCGCCGCGATCATCAAAACGCTCAACAAGCCCAAGACGCACGTGTCGGTGCCGCCGCCGCTGCGCTTCACCGCCCAGGCCGCGCAGATGCTGCCGCCCAAGGGCCGCCGCTGGATGAACAAGAAGCTGGGCCTCGACGACGTGTTCCTGGAGTTCGACACCGCCAAGCGCAAGGCCTACGAGGACCGGGCTCAGGCCGCTCAGGGCGTCATCGACTCCGACGGCAAGAGCTAG